In Fusobacterium nucleatum, the genomic stretch ATATATTTTTGTTATAAGCAAATTAACTGCAAAGCCAAATACTGAAATAATCTCCACAAAAATACCATTTTTTATTCCACTGAATACTCCTAATATAAAAATTATTAAAATTAAAATATCTAAATACATTATTTTCCTCCTAGTTTATCTCTCTTCTATCTTAACCCACAAGGCTTTTAGATACAATGTTTCAGGAATATGTAATATCCAAGGGTGATCTTCTGGTTGATAGTTTATTCCTACAACACTTAAAAGTTTATTATTTTTTGAAGCAGACATTCTAGTTACTTCAATCAAGTCTTGCAAACTTATATGATAAGCACAAGTAATAACACCTAAAATGCCTCCATTTTCTAAAAGTTTAAAGCTCTTATCACATAAGTCTAAGAAAAAATCTCTTCCTCTGTAAATTTCAATTTTCTTTTTTATAAGTGAAGGTGGATCAAGAGTTATAATATCAAATTTTTTATTTCTTGTAGCTAAACTATTTAGCATAAGAAAAGCATCACCCTCTATTGTAGAAAAATCTGCTGTAAATTCATTTAATTTATAATTTTCATAGCATAATTCAAGTGCATGACTATCCTTATCCATGGCTATAACTTCCTTAGCACCATTTTTTAATGCAGCCATAGAAAAACCACCACTACTTGAAAAAACATCTAAAAATCTTGTTTGATTATTGATATATTTAGCTATAAATTTTCTTGAATCCCTCTGATCTAAAAAGAAACCTGTTTTTTGTCCATCAACTATGTCTATATTATATTTGACTCCATTATCCACCATAATAGTTCTTTCAGGAATTTCTCCAAAAATTATTCCAGTTTTTGTTTCAACTCCCTCAATAATTCTATTTTCTACATCACTTCTTTCATAAATTCCTTTTGGTTTTAAATATTTTTTTACAGCTTCTATGATATCCTGTCTAAAAACTTCTACACCAGAATTTCTAAATTGAATAGATACATATTTATCAAATTTATCTATTATCAAGCCTGGTATAAAATCTGCCTCAGAGTAAAAAGTTCTCACACTATTTGTTTCATCTAATAAATGTTTTCTTTTTTCATAAGCATTTTTAATTCTTTCAAATATAAATCTTCTATCAATTTTTTCATCTTTTGTTGTTAAAATTCTTACAAAAGCTGATGTTCCCTCTGTGATATAACCCCTTGCTAAAAATTTCATATCACCTGTGATTACATCAACTATATCTCCCGTTTTGACATTTCCTATTGTATCTTTTATTTCATCTTTATATACATTAGGATAAAAATTTAAAATTTTTTGTTCTTTTTCTTTTTTTATAATAATTTTTGACATTTCAAACCCCTAAATATTTTCATAATTATTTATTATATCACAATTTTTATAAAAAATATCAAGAAAATTAAAAGGAAAGTTAATTTTTACACTATAAAATTTTTATTTTTCTCTTACTATTGACTTTATTTTATTTGCTATATACAATTATAGTATATGTAAATTTATTAAGGGGACGATAAAATGGATAAAAAAAGATATTTTGGAGATTTAATGCTATTTTTAGCAGCATTTATATGGGGAACTGCTTTTGTCGCCCAAGTTACAGGTATGGATAGAATAGGTCCTTTTACTTTTAATATGGCTCGTTCTGTTATTGCAATTATATGTTTAGGTGCTTATTTAATTATTACTAAGGCTAAATTACCAAAAGATATTGGAATTTTACTTCAAGGTGGTTTAGTCTGTGGATTTTTTATATTTATGGGAACTTCTTTACAACAAATTGGTTTACAATATACAACAGCAGGTAAAACTGGTTTTATAACTTCATTTTATATTTTAATTATTCCTTTTTTAACTATGATTTTCTTAAAACATAAAATTGATTTATTGACTTGGATAAGTATAATTATAGGTTTTATTGGACTTTATTTGCTTGCTATTCCAAGTCTAAGTGATTTTACAGTAAATAGAGGAGATTTTATAGTTTTTTTAGGCTCATTTTGTTGGGGAGGACATATTTTAATTATAGATTATTATTCTAAGAAAGTTAACCCTGTTGAACTATCATTTTTACAATTTGTTGTATTAACTATTTTATCAGGAATATGTGCTTTATTATTTGAAAATGAAACTGCAACAATGAATAATATTTTTCTTTCTTGGAAATCTATTGCCTATGCAGGATTTTTATCATCAGGAATAGCCTATACTTTACAAATGGTAGGACAAAAATATACAAATCCAATAGTTGCCTCTTTAATTTTAAGTTTAGAAGCTGTTTTTGCTGCTCTTGCAGGATATTTTATACTTGATGAAATTATGACTTCAAGAGAATTCTTAGGTTGTTCTATTGTATTTTTAGCAATAATATTTTCACAAATTCCTAAAGATATATTTAAGAA encodes the following:
- a CDS encoding class I SAM-dependent rRNA methyltransferase; this encodes MSKIIIKKEKEQKILNFYPNVYKDEIKDTIGNVKTGDIVDVITGDMKFLARGYITEGTSAFVRILTTKDEKIDRRFIFERIKNAYEKRKHLLDETNSVRTFYSEADFIPGLIIDKFDKYVSIQFRNSGVEVFRQDIIEAVKKYLKPKGIYERSDVENRIIEGVETKTGIIFGEIPERTIMVDNGVKYNIDIVDGQKTGFFLDQRDSRKFIAKYINNQTRFLDVFSSSGGFSMAALKNGAKEVIAMDKDSHALELCYENYKLNEFTADFSTIEGDAFLMLNSLATRNKKFDIITLDPPSLIKKKIEIYRGRDFFLDLCDKSFKLLENGGILGVITCAYHISLQDLIEVTRMSASKNNKLLSVVGINYQPEDHPWILHIPETLYLKALWVKIEER
- a CDS encoding DMT family transporter produces the protein MDKKRYFGDLMLFLAAFIWGTAFVAQVTGMDRIGPFTFNMARSVIAIICLGAYLIITKAKLPKDIGILLQGGLVCGFFIFMGTSLQQIGLQYTTAGKTGFITSFYILIIPFLTMIFLKHKIDLLTWISIIIGFIGLYLLAIPSLSDFTVNRGDFIVFLGSFCWGGHILIIDYYSKKVNPVELSFLQFVVLTILSGICALLFENETATMNNIFLSWKSIAYAGFLSSGIAYTLQMVGQKYTNPIVASLILSLEAVFAALAGYFILDEIMTSREFLGCSIVFLAIIFSQIPKDIFKKKYIGVKK